The Sedimentibacter sp. zth1 DNA segment TGATGCAGTATTATCACAAAAAATGGCTGAAATGATGCTAAAAAAAGGTATATATGTAGTTGGATTCTTTTTCCCAGTTGTTCCAAAAGGAAAAGCTAGAATAAGAACACAAATTTCTGCTGGTCATACAAAAGCAGATTTAGATAAAGCAATACAAGCATTCAAAGAATGTAAAGAGGAATTAGGAATATAATTCACAAAAATATAAGAGGCTAACGTTTAATAAATTTTAGTTATAAGAATAAATAAAAAAACACATTAAGTAATTAATGTGTTTTTTGTTTTTAATTATTAAAGTTTATCTATATATATGCTTAAGACACTTGCTAAATTTTCTTATCATTTCTTCTACTTCTGAAACTGTATATTCTTTTTTTGTTAAAGTTTCTAACATTCCGCAATATGTATAAACAGTTAAATCACTTATAACAGAAATTTCTTCGTTGGTATATATTGAACTACCGTGTTTTATATAATCGTTATTTCTAAAGAAAAGTTCACCTAGTTGTAGCATTGTTTGCATAGTTTCACTAACATTAAATATTTCAGTATCAAATATGTAATAATAATTCTTTATAATGTCATAAACTTGAGTTCTATATGAACCTAAAAACAAATGAGAAAATATTCTAGGATTATAGAATGAAGATGAAGCTAATACCTCCCACATTTTAAGTGCTGTATCAAGTGAATTACTTGATTGAGTTTTAATAATTTTATATTCTTCAATATAACGTTCTAAAAAAGCAATACATGCATATGTCATAAGGTGGTCTAGATTATCAAAATGTCGATATAAAGCAGCACTACTGCAATCTAACTTGGTTGCAATTTTGCGAATTGTAACATATTCAAATCCTTGTTCCCATATCATTTCATAGGCAGTCTTAATTAACAATTTTTTAGTTAATGGTTGCATATTGTTCCTCCGATTAATGCGATAACATATTAAGAATAGCATAATAATTTTTAAAGGTCAATAAATTAAAGATTTGAGTTTCCTATTTTTAGTTTTTTAATTGTTATGAAACTGCTATTTTAAAATATTTGATAATATTAAACAGCTGCTTTTAATTTAAAGTACTCTTCAATACGCCATTTCATAAATAAACTTTGGTAATTTACATAAAAAAATAGAAAAAACATGTGAACTCGATAACTTACTAAATTAAATTGTATATACATTGTAAATTCAATATATTTAGTGTGATTTAGTAAATATAATAATTATATTGTTGACAACATATAAATTGTATGCTATTCTTTTGTTATCATGATTACATAATTGTTTGATAATAACTTAAATATTATATATATATAATATTAGTTATATAAAACTTATAAATTAGATGAATTTTAATTGTAATCGTATTAACAAAATATTAGGAGGCACTTATGAATAGAAATGAATGTATTGATATGTACAAGGAAGAATTAGTTAAATGGAGAAGAGATTTTCATATGCATCCAGAAACTGGGTTCGAAGAATTGAGAACTTCAAGAAGGATTGTGGAAATTTTACAAACGTTTGATGTGGAAATCATAAGTAATTTTTGCAAAACAGCTGTAATTGCTGTAGTAAAAGGGGACAAGCCTGGACCTGTAATTGGAATTAGAGCTGATATGGACGCATTGCCATTAGTAGATCAAAAGCAAGTGGAATACAAATCACAAAATCCTGGTGCATGTCATGCTTGTGGACATGATGTGCATGTCACAGTTGCTCTTGGGTTGATTAAGTATTATGCAAGTCATAAAGATGAGTTATGCGGAACATTAAAAGTTGTGTTTCAACCTGCTGAGGAAGGACCAGCTCCTGGAGGAGCAAAACTTATTGTTGATTCTGGTAAAGTAGATGATATTGATATAATGCTTGGTTATCATACTAATCCTGATCATCCTGTAGGAACATTGCTATTAAGAAGAAATGAAATGTTAGCAAGTGCTGATAATTTTAATATAATTATTAAAGGGACTGGAGGACATGGAGCTTATCCACATCAAATAAAAGATGCTTTAATGGTTGGTGTTGAAGCATATAATGCTTTTCAAAATCTTTTAACAAGAGAAGTAGATCCTGTTAAACCTGCAGTTTTGTCAATATGCTCGTTTAATGCTGGTACTCCTAAAGGTACCAATGTTATACCTCCTTCTATTAGTATGAGTGGGACAGTTCGTACTTTTGATAATGATATTAGAGATTATATTATTAAAAGAATGAAAGAAATATTAGATGCTATTTGTGAAATGAATGGTTGTACCAATGAATTAAGTATGGCAACAGTAAGTATTGCATTATCGAATAATGATGATTTAGTAGATGTTTTTGAAGATGCTGGAATTGAAGTTTTAGGAGAAGAAAATGTTTCGTATATGAAAGTACCTGAAATGGGATATGATGACTTTGCATACTTTGGATTAAAGTCAAAAGCTGCATATTTTTATTTTGGGACTACAAATCCAGATGATTTGGGGAAATTTACATTCCATCAACCTACATTTGATGTTGATGAAAATTGTTTATGTA contains these protein-coding regions:
- a CDS encoding M20 family metallopeptidase, which gives rise to MNRNECIDMYKEELVKWRRDFHMHPETGFEELRTSRRIVEILQTFDVEIISNFCKTAVIAVVKGDKPGPVIGIRADMDALPLVDQKQVEYKSQNPGACHACGHDVHVTVALGLIKYYASHKDELCGTLKVVFQPAEEGPAPGGAKLIVDSGKVDDIDIMLGYHTNPDHPVGTLLLRRNEMLASADNFNIIIKGTGGHGAYPHQIKDALMVGVEAYNAFQNLLTREVDPVKPAVLSICSFNAGTPKGTNVIPPSISMSGTVRTFDNDIRDYIIKRMKEILDAICEMNGCTNELSMATVSIALSNNDDLVDVFEDAGIEVLGEENVSYMKVPEMGYDDFAYFGLKSKAAYFYFGTTNPDDLGKFTFHQPTFDVDENCLCTGIKILVRILDKITNMED
- a CDS encoding TetR/AcrR family transcriptional regulator, with amino-acid sequence MQPLTKKLLIKTAYEMIWEQGFEYVTIRKIATKLDCSSAALYRHFDNLDHLMTYACIAFLERYIEEYKIIKTQSSNSLDTALKMWEVLASSSFYNPRIFSHLFLGSYRTQVYDIIKNYYYIFDTEIFNVSETMQTMLQLGELFFRNNDYIKHGSSIYTNEEISVISDLTVYTYCGMLETLTKKEYTVSEVEEMIRKFSKCLKHIYR